The region AAAACGAGCGCTGATGCGCCTCCTCCGCCATTGCACACACCAGCAACTCCATATTTAGCATTCTTCTTCTTTAGTACCTGTGGTAGTTCATTATATATTAGAGAAACTACAATTGCCTACTCAAAACTTATAGTCAAACTACTATAAGCATACCCCCAAAAGAGTAACCAAGATTCGAGCGCCGCTGCAACCTAGAGGATGTCCCAAAGCAACAGCTCCACCATGTATATTAATCTTCTCCTGCAAGTAAAAACAAGGATATTACATACAGCATACAGGCAGACAGTGAAATGAGTATGATAAAGAGGTAGACTGCAGAcatatattttgattttataagAGGATACTTTGATCTTTTAGCAGGAAATGATTGTGAGGTAGTTCATTAATATAGAGAAAGTGCAACAAAAGACACCCTAATGGTGGGGGCGCAGGGGGATCATAGAGTACAGGTAAGTGGAACTCACTGGATTTAGGTCAAGCAATTTTTGGTTTGCAAGAGCCACAACCTGCAGGTGCCATAAGACAATTAAAAATATGGAAAATCATACTTGCAGGCCTAGATCTGACCTAGTTATGTCAATTAACTCTGTTCGAGATTTTACCGCAAAGGCTTCATTAATTTCATAGAAATCAACTTGAGAAGCTTCTATGCCAGCATTAGAAATAGCTTTTGGTATTGCAAGAGCTGGAGAAGTCGTAAATAACTCTGGAGACTGCAGAATGCATATCATACTTTTAATATAGAAACACAGTAATACATCATTACACAGTAGCCTGTACATCTATTTCACTGTTTAGTGAAATTAGCAGCATCAGCTTTTATGATATATAAGGAAGTACCTGAGCCGCATCACCATATCCTGAAATCTTTGCGATCACTTCTAGTCCAAGCCTCACTGCTGTCTCTCCACTGACTAATACTAGTGCAGCACCGCCATCACTGAATAAAGGAACAATTCGATTTAAGTACATATCTTAAAAAATTTCTCTACTTAATTATTCTGTTTATATCACCTAAAAGTTGTGAAGTCAGGAGAAAACAGTGgaagaaataaaaaaataaataaattacattTCTCATTTTTAATATAGATAAGTGCTTGTACCCTAATCAAATGCCATTGGCCCAACAGTAATATCTCCCTTAAAATTTCAAGAGGACGAGGACTCAATTCTCACATATAATAAAAATGTTGGATACGGATACTAATTGCTTGGCGTGGTTCATCGTTTTCCCTAGTGGGAGTTTGATGACCCTGACGTCAGCTCTCAGACCAATTATTCACTAGGTAGTGGGTGTTGGGTTCTAGATATCAGGTTTCCCCACTccctttaattttattttattttgaaaaagTGTATCCTTGAAACAAACACTATCAACATACAATCAGTTCAACAGGGTTTCAGGGCCTGATATTCAGtacaattataaaaaaattacGAAGTCAACACCTGTTCGCATAACTAAAATTAAGAACAAGAAAACATGACACTTTTACTAATCTAATATAGATCTGAACCTTAAACTGGAAGCATTGCCAGCAGTGACGGTACCACCATTCTCCTTGAAACTTGGACGGAGCTTTTTCAACTTTGCAGCATCGAACTTTTGGATCCACGAAAGCGCAgaataaaaaaaaagaaacatCAACTCAAAATGCAATAAGTACAGTTGAAAAGAAATATACACCGAGAAAGCTTTTGAATGAGAAGGATGAACCCAAACAATTGTTTATAGTAAAATCATTCATTCCCAAATCTCTATCTTTGGGTTTTGAGTCAAAAAAAAAATCTTTGGGTTTTGTGCCAAGTAATGCAAAATTGCGCACTCGTATATAGTCATATATGCAACCTTGCTGTTTTCTACTTTCCACTCATAATTACATATTATAAATACTAGCCTTTAACCCATGCGATGCACGGactaattatatattttataaaaataatttgtaaaagagaatatttatatattattgagataaatgaagttaaaatatttacgtattatcttgtatgtatatattattgaatgattcgaaatttagatagttaaaattttaaaatgtcCTGCTACTACAACTTATAAGTCGCTTTGTTGGTGTAGAGATTATAGGAAAGTGGAAGTCTTGAATAATAATGGTGTATGTCGATGATTAGGTATTGTTGTTTGTAAtattgttttttttaatttttttcttgatttattaattattttgttatattataatttgaagtACAAAAAAAACTGGAAGGTTTTTGTTTTCCTACAAAAGAGATAAGAAAGAAGTTGAGCACGATTAGAAATcaagttggataataatttatagagtttgtagttatatcattatcagataaatgatttaattttttttaacaaaattaaatttattttggaaggtgttaacataCTAAAATAGGAAGGTGTTAACCGcccgaccaaacgaaaccatgtttcgcttataatagtatagtatagtatATAAAGTACCTTTTTTATAGCAAATCTGATATCAGATAATAAAGGTTATGCTTTTCAATACAACTAGTAAAGCAGATCCAATGTCGAAATATTCATTGACATTTGCCTAAACTAAATTAAGGAAAGAACTACCCATGCACAACAATTAACGAAGTTTCACCTTTCCTAGACCTTCATCCTTGTCAACAATAGTTGACGGCCTTCCTCGTCCCCCAGGAATTTCAACCTAACATATATTGATGATATGATTAAGTGGTCACCGACAATAAATTGCAAAGAGTCTCTTATAGCCAACCTAAGTACTTACTGGTGCTATTTCCCATGCAAAAGCACCCTCGTTTTGAGCAGCAATGCCACGCTCAAAGCTTTGAATGGCAAAGTTATCCTGCATATATTTGCCAGCAGAATTTTATTTTCTAGTTATTAGCCAAAAGAATGGATTACTAGCTATACCATAACAAAATTTTGTTGTACTGGTTCTGAGAGTCCAAACAATCAAAGTGTTCATATAACGAACTTTGTGTTCTTCATAGAGAATACTGTATTAAACAAAACTTTAGCAAAGCATACTTTTAGGcttatatatatttttgtataGGGACTACTAAGCCAAAATGCCAAAACTGATTTCACCAATGTGGATGTATCGAATATACATTAGGTGAAACTGAAAACACAAAGCACAGCATGAATTATGTGCATTATATGTTATATTGTTATGTGTATGGTTTCTACATAAAAAAGAAGTTGGAGGTGATGTGTAGCTACCTGATCCTCTCTTGACACGCCATGTCGCTCAGCACATATTTCAGCAGCAGAGCCCATGGCAAAATCATTATACACATCCCACAGCCCATCTTTAAGCAATCCATCGACAAGAGAATCATGTCCAAACCTGGATCCCTTCCTGCAAATAAGTTTGGTATAATAATTTATTAGTATAGTTAATTCTGTTGGAAAGGGAGATCACAACATTCTCAAGAGTCATGGACAACTGGATATCATTTGTAAGGGGCATTTCTTTTGACAAATGATACAAAACATGACTTGAAAATGGAAATTCAGGTTTAACAAGGTTTGGAGCTGCACTGAGATAGAACCATCAAAAGCTAATTTAATGTGCACAAACCCCACTTTCTTGGTACTTAGTGGTTAATGCCTAACAATACATATAAATCCTTAAATTAATGTACAAATAGTACAACGaatacaaaattttaaaaggaTAGTGTGCTAATGAATCCAATATAATTTATATGATTTACCCTTTATTAAAAACAATATATAAACAACTAAAAACAAAGCAGAAAGAGCAGTTCATTTTCATTGAGGAAACAAGGAGTGCAGACCTTGCTTCTGCTATGTATTTAGGGACATTGGACATGCTTTCCATTCCACCAGCCACAACAATATCATTGACACCCAACTGGATACTTTGTGCAGCGAGCATTGTTGCTGCAAAAGAGAAAATTGTAGCATTCTTTAgttaataaatatatatagcatAAAAAGGCTCACTTTTGGAAAAGAATGAAACTACAAGATTATTTGTTTCTATATGTGAAGGATTCACCTTTCATCCCTGATGCACAAACTTTGTTAACGGTGGTACATACTACTGTGTTAGGTAAACCTGCCCCTAGTGCTGCTTGCCTAGCAGGAGCCTGACCCAAGTTAGCGGAGAGAACATTTCCAAAGAAAACCTCTTGTACAAGTGCTGGATCAACATTTGCCCTTTTAAGAGCATCTGCACGTAAACATCAAAAAGAGTTATAAGAAAACTATTTAGAGAAAAGTTGCAAAGCAATAACAATTAAGGAACATAGTTCTAAGACAGAAACTATTTAAATTACTTTGAATGGCTATGGATCCAAGCTTGGTGGCCGATAAGGATGAAAGAGTTCCTAGAAATCCTCCCATTGGTGTACGCGCAACACCAACAATACAAACATCTGTGCAGTAAAAATAGGAGTCAAGTAATGAGCTGAAACATGAAAAGCTAATTAGTATCTAAATAGAAGTGTAAAAACACGCCGTCTCCTAGTATTCAAAACAGGCAGCAGTGTGTCATTGACTCATTGTATATGCTATTGAACATAGGGTGGTAATCCCTAACAATCATGTGCCAGATAAGGCATATCTAACACACCGTTCCAGAACCCTTAGATCAATATTTTAAGGGTCCAGATGCAAGGAAATTTTTTTCCCCTTCCGCGGATATTTTTCCGCGGAAGGGGAAAAAGCTCTTCCGCGGAAAATATCCGTGGAATGCTAAAAAAATTTCTTTAAATCTGGGCCCTTGAAATATAGATCCGACGCCCCTATGTTAGATAAAGCTTATCTAACACACGATTGCCAGATTGCCAGGGAACAGGACCCATTAAGTAAATCCTCTACCGATAAAGttaacaaaactaaaataaaactCTGGAAAATAATAGGTATTACGACTAAAGTTTGTAAATGAAATGGTGAAAGCTACCTTAATAAACTTGACTAATACTAAATTTAAGCAAGAAATAGAAAATATAAGCACAACAAAGCCGAGATTGCGTAGGAAGGGACAAATAAGAAACAAAAATGATATGGATCTACAAACTTAACATAATATACAACAAGGAGTTAAACATGGTAAATGATGAAATAAACACGGTGCAGCAAATTGAAGCAAAattataaagagagagagagagagagagaaagagagagagattATGAATGGGACCTCTGGGTTGGATGGAATGTGAAGAATCAGTAGCTGCAGCAGGAGCCATTTTGGAGGAAGATAAATTGTCCTGATATTGCAAGAATTTAAAAAAAAGGACAGTTAAAATATAAGAATCAAACGAGAAGATGAATGTAATGTAATGAAAAATAGATACCTTGTATTAGAGGGGCGAGGAGTGTGTGAGGACTGATGAATGATAGTATATATATGCAGGTAGACTTGTAGTTGTAATTATATATACGAGGGAGTGGTAGTTGGGGTTCTGGGGGTTGAATGGTGATTGGTGATGGCAGGATATTGGAATTTGTGCCGGAACAGGTTCAAGGGGCGCGCTTGCGGGGTTCGCTGTGCTGTCTGTTATGAATCATTTACGATTTTTCTATTACGTGCTCGTTTTCTGTTTTTGTATAATATACTAATTACGTTTGGGGTGATTGATTCTCGTTTTTGTTATAGCACGCCCCCCTTGGTTGCAGGACAGTCGCGGGGAGATATTATATCGGGTCGGATTTTATCCGGATTTTAAAATGACCGACTTCTTTAAAACGGATCTGGTCGGACTTTTTAAATATTAAGTTGAGTTGGGCCAAACTTCCTAAAAAATATAGGACCCGACCCGTTTTAGGCCTGCGGgccggaccggaccggaccgggctTTATCCGgactttttatttatatattaaaaagatattttaatattttataactcaaattatgagtagtttaaataccggagaaaataatattttgatatatcatatagagtagcTTAGACactgaaataaataattattttttaatataatatataaaaaatcaCATATACCTTAATTGTTTCtaatattataataaaaaaaatataaaaagtattgtatattttcaaattttatataaaaaacgATTTTTTAATCAAGCTTTTCAAAAAGCCCGGGTTTTTATCTGGGCCGAACTTGGCTTTTTTAGATCCGGACTTTTTTCCTGATTTTTTTTAGATCCGTGCTTTTATTCGGGCTTTTCGGACTTCGGGCCGGGCCGGATTTTTGAGAAAAATGTAGGCTCATTTAAGGCCCGCAGACCGGGTTTTTTCCGGATCGGGTTTTTCGGATTTTTTGTTCGGATCGAACTTCGGGTTTCTAACTTTTTGAACATCTCTACGGAGGTGTACCGATTTTTTGATTTAAAATgagtttgaatttgaaaaattaaattaaaattcaTGATACTGAAATTcgaattatataattttataataatctGAAAACCGATTTAAATCACCTTACTATCCGAATCaagaaattaactgaaattgattccttaatttaattaaaattcatgataCTGAAATCTAAATTATATAATAATCCGATCTTAGAAGCTAATTTAAATCACTTAAATATCTGAACCGAAATTTAAACCGAAAACTGAACAGAAAATAATTCGACATAATAGATCCGAATATAATTTGTAATTTGAAAACGACCAAAATCAAATAATATATTATCGAAATCGAATATAACACTCGGGAAATTTCATAAGCTTATAACGACTTGAGAATTCCATAAATTTATACCTGATTTTAACTTGGAGTTTATCTTCCTTCTACGCAGACATAAAAAAGGGACGCCTTATTTAGTAAAAAAAAAAGGACGCCTTGTACGATCTATCTCTTTCTCATCATCAACGTTTATACTATTTATCCCGACAAAAGAAAACGTTTTAACTCTTTATATTCATGTACCATCTTAACAAAATATTTTGGGCTACATAACTCCCGAGTGCAAACCGGTAGGTATTATATATTTTTGGTTGACTTTGGTATTATTCGGACTCGGTTAGAAATATTCGACATGAATACGTATCCATTATGTATCCGACATGAATAGGTATCCGAATATCGGACTCaccatatttttaaaaatatacatattttttatCTAAAATAAGTGTTTAAATCCGAATATTCATGTTCGAGTATCAAGACCAACACGAAGACTTAAAAATTAAATGAAGAATTCGATTAACATAACATATAAGTCTGCCTTGCAATAAGCATGGGAGTTGTAAATTAGTAAACGAGAAAGAAAAACTATGGTAGTTGACTAGTTGTGGCCTGGtggaaaataataaataaaaaaaaaaaagtaaaataGTAGGACAACAATAGCAAGATTGACATGGAAACACAAAAGACAAAAACAAGGATACCCGTTGTTAATTACATAGTATGTCCCTGACTCCTTCCCTTTGGGAGTCATCGGGACCGTCCCTTCTTAATTATTACATTTTTATTAATCTGCTATAAATATAAACATGACAAAAAGAATATGTTTATTACGCGCTCGGGTGTTGGCCCCAAATGTCACTATTTGGGGTTAAAtgatttcatttttaaaaaaattgaccCCAAATGTTACTTGAAAACGGCGTTTCGGGTGAAGTTTTTAAAAATAGACAAAAACGCAGTCTCGTGTTGAGTTTTTCTATaacaatattttatttatttttttgaaataaaaggAAAACACAGTTTCGTTTCGTGTTTTTGTGTAAAAACACTGTTTCAAACTGAGTTTTTTGATGAAAACGCAAATTCAGAAATTGTTTTGGTAAAAAACGCAATCTCATCTTGAGTTTATGAATATAAAAACGGCGTTTCAAACCGAGTTTTTCTCAGGATGcaaaaaaaaaataattcaaaacaCAAATCCAAAATGAGTTAATATGAAAAACTCATTCTGAGATTGCGTTTTACCCCCATAAACACGAATTGAAGTTGGTTTTTCAAATtgttttttgaaaaaaaaatcaaaacgtAACACGCAACTCCGTTTTTTATTAATAACAAAAACTTCACCCGAAACTCCGTTTTGCAGTGACATTTGGGGCCAATTATTCAGAAAGTGACATAAAGTGACATTGAGGGTCATTTGCCCCAAAAAAGTGACATTTGGGGCCTTTTTTCCATCGGTGCAAGATGGCTGAAAATCGTATGTTTCAGTAACAATGCTTTGATCAACAATTTCTGACAAACATGCCTTCTATTCTATCAGCAAAATACAAAGAATGAGTTTCTCATGTTATTTATTCATTCCATGTATAAGATACATGCTACAAGTTTTTGTATGATTGTATATTTGCATATAGAGTCTAGTGATGCTGCTAAATGCTAAATACACAGCAGACTAAACCTCAGCCATCGTACTTCCTCGTCTCTATACATATCCCGTCCAGCACATGAGGGACGGGAACGAGAAATAGCACCATAGCTTGTATACCAACTGCACTTCCTATGACTAAAAGAATACAAATATTCTATAAACAGAGAATTTGGGAGTGAGATTTTAGATTATGACCTATAGCTTTCCTAAATCAAATCATTTTCTCAAACTTATCAAGCTTCTTTATCCTTTGCATTGATCGAATAAGTAGCGTTAGGAAAACACCTGCATTTTATCAGCATGTTAGCCATCTGCAACTAGAAAACCATCGCAACATTCACGAGACAGTTTTGAAGCATAGACCAGCAATAACAATGGTACCTGCACCAATATAAGATCCATTTGCTATAGCTAGATTGCCTTGACTAGTGAGTGTGACCCCGAGGTTTAGGAGGGTGCCCCCTAAAACTGTATACATTGTTGCCATTTGTAGTATTGTTGCCTTCCGTGCTgctctctctgactgttgagagtCATTTACATGTTACCGTACGAAATATTAGATTTTGCAAGACAAGAAAGAGGTGATAAAGCCTCTAGGCTATACTAAATTTCTCATAAGGTTCCATAGCTCAAAATTTTGCACCTAAAGAGGGTTCAGTCAAAAAGTTATAAATATAATTCCCTTAGAGGGATTCTTCTTAAGGCAGACCGATATATTTCTTTCCTGAAGATAATCATTTTTAACTACTTTAAATGACATTATGAACATTGTTTACCAATAAATGGCGGCAGGAAAATTTATAAATCAACTGTAAGCAACAAATTACCTCAAGGACCCTCACTCGAAGTTTCACATCTCCTGCTTCAAGCTGTTTGACAAACTCCTCTATCCTCTGAACTCTGGAAGGCATGGACACAGTGGATGTCCTAGCCTGAATCTTAATATGTTAGAATGCGTCATTATTTATGGAGGTACAATATATAAAGTGTACACTTTACTTTTTTGTGTTTTTTATCGCAAAGTAGTACTATTAAGACCTCAGGGACAGAAAGAAATTTAGTTACAGTACATCATTAGCCTGTTTCCTTATTTCTGCAACCAGCTGTGTTCCACTGCGCTGATTTTGTTTAACATCCAACAGCTCCTGCAGTTTATTTACTATATTAGAGCTAAAGCCTTAATCAGTATCCCCGAAACCCACAGTAAAATATAACATAAAACAGCTCTTAAAAAACATATAAAAAACCTGAGCATAAGGTGCAGCAATCTTCACAAATGAAAAATCTGGATCAAGGGTCTTTCCAATACCTAAAAGACATCACAATTAGACACAAGTGGAAATTTATATTAATgttcatttaaataaaatttgGCTCACACGGAATTAATCTGGATTGTAAGAAAGCAAAATTTCATCACAAACTACTTTCTATTTATTACATTTAGTGGACTACTCAATGCTGTTCTATGATAGAACCTTGACCTTGTCATGAGTAAGGAGCTGTGGAAAATTACAAACAAAATCTAAATTTGTAAAATGAGTACACTCTACACAGAAATGCATTAAATGTGAGTTCCGTAATTGCTTCCAAGTATGAACTATGAAGAAACATATTACCGGAATTTGCATCTGAGAAACCCCACATTTTTTGAAATAGCTATGAAAACTACCCTAACTAACTtccaaaaaaatattttcaacTTTTCCTGAAAGAATAAAGAGAAGAGTTCTTACTTTTGACTTCAGTACTTTTTCTGAGAAAGAGCACGAGGATAATGTAATTAGTGGGTAGGACTTCTTGTTTCAGTTATTTCAGTCTTTTAAATTTATGGGCTGTCCTTACTACACTAGTGTGCACCTAAGTAGCTTGAATAACGAGTAGTACATATCCTAGCTTAAAATACATACTGGAAACGGACATTGGAATGGCACAACCTCAAACAAGCAGGACTCCAACACTGTGTTTGGTTAAAGAGAGGGGAGGGGAGGGAAGGGATTTTTAACGGAGGTAAGGGGAGGGAATGGATTTTAGTTTAGTTCTGTTTGGTTGCTAGAAGGGAGTGGAGGACaataaattcatttttatgtttGGTACAGGAGGGGAAGGGAGGGTTGTATAACTAAATTACATGTAAGTCCTTTATATGCACTTCCAGCATATACAGCATCGTCATGCACCGATGCCCTCACATAAAAggttatttttgtcaataaaaATTCTCCCCTCCAAAAAACCCCAAATTGGGGGGGGGAGGGGGTAGCAAAATGAGACCAAAAAGGGGTTTTGGTGCGCTTCTTTTCCCTCTTCTCTCTAAAAATATAAACCGaacatatttttttatattacGACCCCTCCCTTTCATTTCCCTCTCCTCTATTTTCTTTCAACCAAACAGGGGCTAACACTTGCAGGCAGCATTATACACAATAATTTACTAGTCCAGTATCATTGACATGCTAGTTACAGAGAATTGGGTTTATGTTATAGCTTATATTCTGTGCCTAGGTTTTTTATAATCATCAGGAACAAAACTATAatcatattttaaaatttccTCTTAAAGTGCCAATAAAGTAAGAGAAGCAAAAAAGAGATATAAGAGCACCTTCAAGTGTTGAAAATGCCCTGATCACAAAGGTAAACGTAGCTGGAAAGCGGAATGGCTGATCAGCTGCTATTGCAAACAAATCCTGCAAATAACCTCTCATCCCATCATTAATATATCTTTAAATATCAGCCTGACTGTCCAAGTAAAGTTGAACTATCACTCTACACTTGACTATTAAAAAATAGAACCAAACATGCTAACATACGTGATGACAGTGGCATGTGTTACTTTAAAATCTTAGCTTGGAGGAGTTCCTTATCAATGAAAGGAATTCGTTATCAACAAAAGAAGATAACTGAAATGCTAATTTATGAAGCTTTTAGTAGAACTAATCTGGAAATTCGTGACACTAACAGTATCTGAAGACACATTTAACAATGTCGTGGAACATCACAAATCGTCTTTAAAAAGTGTAATGAGTGCTTTAAATATTAAAAGAAAAGCTTCATACCTCTCCTATTGCAGAAAAAGTCTTCTGTTGATCTGGCGTCTGATTTAACAAATTATCCAAGAAAAACTGCACAGATCTTCTCACCTGAGTGTTTAAAAGTACATTTAGACTAACTCTGATAAAGGCTTACTAAGTATGTAATAATGCTTACTAAATATCCTAAGTTATTGATCACATACCGGTGACAAGTCACCTGTGGGCTGTAGTGCTTCAAGATCTATAAGAGTTTTTATGACCTGCATAATATCATATCTTGCTTCAAAACAGATGTATATATGTCATTTCAAAATGGCTGCAGTAACACCAACTACTGCTCATCCCTAACACACCAATTGTTAATTCATTCACATACTATTggacaaaaaaattattttacttaaataaatattatgtaataatattttaatattcaATTCAAAATCGTGGAATCATTATAATATTATTCACAGTAAACTTTTTATAAAAACTATAGTTCACTATTTATATTACAATTCTACTACATTACAATAAATTACTCAATCGAGGATCTAACTTGACAAGGAATTTATTCTTAACCCGTGTAGCATAAGAGAAGTACTTGGTTGCATGTTTCTGCCCCTTTATCaagtattttatattttaaatattatacaTAAAAAAGAAATTTGAAGACTTAAATTAAAAAAAGATATTTACATAGATTGCTTCTATTTAAACAAGTTCAAATAAGAATATAGTTAactaaaatatataatatatgtaTCTATCGGAATATATTTAGTTATAATATTTTAgtaattttatcatatatatacattttgaaacaaaaaaaaaaacaaGTAACCAATTAAGATGATTAACAATATAAAAATGTCTCTACGTCATTATATTAcataaaattgaaaattttgtAGGAAAAAAAATCAAGTATAAAGTAAACAAATTAAAgcataaaaaaataataaataatagcCATGCACAACACGTTACAAGCTTTAAGCTGCTATCTTCTAACTCTATATTTTTCCAAAAGGTAGAATACAAGGAAACTTTCATTTCTCACTAAACTACCAATCTATCGTGCATTTCAAATGGTAGAATACAAGATAGTGTTAGGAATCAAACGTGTCTTATGGTGAGGT is a window of Apium graveolens cultivar Ventura chromosome 11, ASM990537v1, whole genome shotgun sequence DNA encoding:
- the LOC141697384 gene encoding acetyl-CoA acetyltransferase 2-like translates to MAPAAATDSSHSIQPRDVCIVGVARTPMGGFLGTLSSLSATKLGSIAIQNALKRANVDPALVQEVFFGNVLSANLGQAPARQAALGAGLPNTVVCTTVNKVCASGMKATMLAAQSIQLGVNDIVVAGGMESMSNVPKYIAEARKGSRFGHDSLVDGLLKDGLWDVYNDFAMGSAAEICAERHGVSREDQDNFAIQSFERGIAAQNEGAFAWEIAPVEIPGGRGRPSTIVDKDEGLGKFDAAKLKKLRPSFKENGGTVTAGNASSLSDGGAALVLVSGETAVRLGLEVIAKISGYGDAAQSPELFTTSPALAIPKAISNAGIEASQVDFYEINEAFAVVALANQKLLDLNPEKINIHGGAVALGHPLGCSGARILVTLLGVLKKKNAKYGVAGVCNGGGGASALVLELV